Proteins co-encoded in one Pieris napi chromosome 10, ilPieNapi1.2, whole genome shotgun sequence genomic window:
- the LOC125053014 gene encoding proline-rich extensin-like protein EPR1 isoform X1: protein MSTGPKIVHKQFNSPMGLYSKQNIQETLNKHLHNLDNGTVGIDFNNPTTDKPGNLANSAVLRMLEEEERNRKGYPKLDPTQVQAILENLEHTKRRFDDFWPPGSKRPARTWNGQINSTSYLYPQLLKATKGQKKVVWPPTPETNGYHNPQEQQSPGYYNNAQHSPSQPQYSPQPQSQPTQPQYQPTYSPQQNQTPNQNQAHCEGRRQEVTGLSKLLPVGPGVTAAPVSPPFRQAPTGPLSPSAQPYRQQQSRWAPVPAPISPQPQSQYSPQPQYSPQPHYTEPQYQFPQKQFEPPPTTITLRPQQPIHQSPSPVFPSQPAAASFQGGINMRGDMKWPPQSVKEAVAAENVARRELAKGPACRPRKVKRDYTPFFSQHALNHSYTSYRVPPGTQHYEDHSGRSSY, encoded by the exons ATGTCCACCGGACCGAAGATAGTCCATAAGCAGTTCAACTCACCTATGGGGTTGTACTCGAAGCAGAACATCCAGGAAACTCTGAACAAGCACCTGCATAACCTTGACAATGGAACTGTTGG AATCGACTTCAACAATCCAACCACAGACAAACCAGGAAACCTTGCCAACTCAGCAGTTCTCCGAATGctagaagaagaagaaagaaacaGGAAAGGATACCCAA AGTTAGATCCAACCCAAGTCCAGGCGATCTTGGAAAACTTGGAACATACGAAACGCCGATTTGACGACTTTTGGCCCCCAGGAAGTAAGAGACCAGCACGTACCTGGAATGGACAAATCAACTCCACTTCCTATCTTTACCCTCAGTTATTGAAGGCTACCAAAG GCCAAAAGAAAGTGGTGTGGCCCCCAACGCCTGAAACCAACGGGTACCATAATCCACAAGAG CAGCAGAGCCCAGGGTACTACAACAACGCGCAACATTCGCCGTCGCAACCTCAATACTCCCCTCAACCTCAGTCCCAACCTACTCAGCCTCAATACCAACCAACCTACTCCCCTCAACAGAACCAAACACCTAATCAAAACCAAGCTCACTGTGAAGGCCGACGCCAGGAAGTCACAGGGCTAAGTAAACTACTCCCAGTTGGGCCCGGTGTAACAGCGGCCCCTGTTTCTCCTCCTTTCCGCCAGGCTCCTACAGGCCCATTATCCCCCTCTGCACAGCCCTACCGTCAGCAGCAAAGCCGTTGGGCACCTGTACCAGCTCCTATCTCACCCCAG CCACAGTCGCAGTACTCCCCACAGCCACAGTACTCTCCTCAGCCACATTACACAGAGCCACAGTATCAGTTTCCTCAAAAACAGTTTGAGCCGCCACCAACAACTATCACTCTTCGTCCGCAACAACCAATTCATCAGTCGCCATCACCTGTCTTTCCTAGTCAACCTGCCGCAGCGTCTTTCCAAG gaGGAATCAACATGAGGGGTGACATGAAATGGCCGCCACAGTCCGTGAAAGAAGCTGTAGCTGCAGAAAACGTGGCAAGAAGGGAGTTGGCCAAAGGCCCGGCCTGCAGACCACGCAAG gtTAAGAGGGATTATACGCCATTCTTCTCGCAGCATGCTCTCAATCACAGCTATACTAGCTACAGAGTTCCTCCCGGCACGCAGCACTACGAGGATCACTCGGGTCGATCatcctattaa
- the LOC125053014 gene encoding proline-rich extensin-like protein EPR1 isoform X2 encodes MSTGPKIVHKQFNSPMGLYSKQNIQETLNKHLHNLDNGTVGIDFNNPTTDKPGNLANSAVLRMLEEEERNRKGYPKLDPTQVQAILENLEHTKRRFDDFWPPGSKRPARTWNGQINSTSYLYPQLLKATKGQKKVVWPPTPETNGYHNPQEQSPGYYNNAQHSPSQPQYSPQPQSQPTQPQYQPTYSPQQNQTPNQNQAHCEGRRQEVTGLSKLLPVGPGVTAAPVSPPFRQAPTGPLSPSAQPYRQQQSRWAPVPAPISPQPQSQYSPQPQYSPQPHYTEPQYQFPQKQFEPPPTTITLRPQQPIHQSPSPVFPSQPAAASFQGGINMRGDMKWPPQSVKEAVAAENVARRELAKGPACRPRKVKRDYTPFFSQHALNHSYTSYRVPPGTQHYEDHSGRSSY; translated from the exons ATGTCCACCGGACCGAAGATAGTCCATAAGCAGTTCAACTCACCTATGGGGTTGTACTCGAAGCAGAACATCCAGGAAACTCTGAACAAGCACCTGCATAACCTTGACAATGGAACTGTTGG AATCGACTTCAACAATCCAACCACAGACAAACCAGGAAACCTTGCCAACTCAGCAGTTCTCCGAATGctagaagaagaagaaagaaacaGGAAAGGATACCCAA AGTTAGATCCAACCCAAGTCCAGGCGATCTTGGAAAACTTGGAACATACGAAACGCCGATTTGACGACTTTTGGCCCCCAGGAAGTAAGAGACCAGCACGTACCTGGAATGGACAAATCAACTCCACTTCCTATCTTTACCCTCAGTTATTGAAGGCTACCAAAG GCCAAAAGAAAGTGGTGTGGCCCCCAACGCCTGAAACCAACGGGTACCATAATCCACAAGAG CAGAGCCCAGGGTACTACAACAACGCGCAACATTCGCCGTCGCAACCTCAATACTCCCCTCAACCTCAGTCCCAACCTACTCAGCCTCAATACCAACCAACCTACTCCCCTCAACAGAACCAAACACCTAATCAAAACCAAGCTCACTGTGAAGGCCGACGCCAGGAAGTCACAGGGCTAAGTAAACTACTCCCAGTTGGGCCCGGTGTAACAGCGGCCCCTGTTTCTCCTCCTTTCCGCCAGGCTCCTACAGGCCCATTATCCCCCTCTGCACAGCCCTACCGTCAGCAGCAAAGCCGTTGGGCACCTGTACCAGCTCCTATCTCACCCCAG CCACAGTCGCAGTACTCCCCACAGCCACAGTACTCTCCTCAGCCACATTACACAGAGCCACAGTATCAGTTTCCTCAAAAACAGTTTGAGCCGCCACCAACAACTATCACTCTTCGTCCGCAACAACCAATTCATCAGTCGCCATCACCTGTCTTTCCTAGTCAACCTGCCGCAGCGTCTTTCCAAG gaGGAATCAACATGAGGGGTGACATGAAATGGCCGCCACAGTCCGTGAAAGAAGCTGTAGCTGCAGAAAACGTGGCAAGAAGGGAGTTGGCCAAAGGCCCGGCCTGCAGACCACGCAAG gtTAAGAGGGATTATACGCCATTCTTCTCGCAGCATGCTCTCAATCACAGCTATACTAGCTACAGAGTTCCTCCCGGCACGCAGCACTACGAGGATCACTCGGGTCGATCatcctattaa
- the LOC125053014 gene encoding DNA translocase FtsK-like isoform X5, translating to MSTGPKIVHKQFNSPMGLYSKQNIQETLNKHLHNLDNGTVGIDFNNPTTDKPGNLANSAVLRMLEEEERNRKGYPSQKKVVWPPTPETNGYHNPQEQQSPGYYNNAQHSPSQPQYSPQPQSQPTQPQYQPTYSPQQNQTPNQNQAHCEGRRQEVTGLSKLLPVGPGVTAAPVSPPFRQAPTGPLSPSAQPYRQQQSRWAPVPAPISPQPQSQYSPQPQYSPQPHYTEPQYQFPQKQFEPPPTTITLRPQQPIHQSPSPVFPSQPAAASFQGGINMRGDMKWPPQSVKEAVAAENVARRELAKGPACRPRKVKRDYTPFFSQHALNHSYTSYRVPPGTQHYEDHSGRSSY from the exons ATGTCCACCGGACCGAAGATAGTCCATAAGCAGTTCAACTCACCTATGGGGTTGTACTCGAAGCAGAACATCCAGGAAACTCTGAACAAGCACCTGCATAACCTTGACAATGGAACTGTTGG AATCGACTTCAACAATCCAACCACAGACAAACCAGGAAACCTTGCCAACTCAGCAGTTCTCCGAATGctagaagaagaagaaagaaacaGGAAAGGATACCCAA GCCAAAAGAAAGTGGTGTGGCCCCCAACGCCTGAAACCAACGGGTACCATAATCCACAAGAG CAGCAGAGCCCAGGGTACTACAACAACGCGCAACATTCGCCGTCGCAACCTCAATACTCCCCTCAACCTCAGTCCCAACCTACTCAGCCTCAATACCAACCAACCTACTCCCCTCAACAGAACCAAACACCTAATCAAAACCAAGCTCACTGTGAAGGCCGACGCCAGGAAGTCACAGGGCTAAGTAAACTACTCCCAGTTGGGCCCGGTGTAACAGCGGCCCCTGTTTCTCCTCCTTTCCGCCAGGCTCCTACAGGCCCATTATCCCCCTCTGCACAGCCCTACCGTCAGCAGCAAAGCCGTTGGGCACCTGTACCAGCTCCTATCTCACCCCAG CCACAGTCGCAGTACTCCCCACAGCCACAGTACTCTCCTCAGCCACATTACACAGAGCCACAGTATCAGTTTCCTCAAAAACAGTTTGAGCCGCCACCAACAACTATCACTCTTCGTCCGCAACAACCAATTCATCAGTCGCCATCACCTGTCTTTCCTAGTCAACCTGCCGCAGCGTCTTTCCAAG gaGGAATCAACATGAGGGGTGACATGAAATGGCCGCCACAGTCCGTGAAAGAAGCTGTAGCTGCAGAAAACGTGGCAAGAAGGGAGTTGGCCAAAGGCCCGGCCTGCAGACCACGCAAG gtTAAGAGGGATTATACGCCATTCTTCTCGCAGCATGCTCTCAATCACAGCTATACTAGCTACAGAGTTCCTCCCGGCACGCAGCACTACGAGGATCACTCGGGTCGATCatcctattaa
- the LOC125053014 gene encoding uncharacterized protein LOC125053014 isoform X8, with product MSTGPKIVHKQFNSPMGLYSKQNIQETLNKHLHNLDNGTVGIDFNNPTTDKPGNLANSAVLRMLEEEERNRKGYPKLDPTQVQAILENLEHTKRRFDDFWPPGSKRPARTWNGQINSTSYLYPQLLKATKGQKKVVWPPTPETNGYHNPQEPQSQYSPQPQYSPQPHYTEPQYQFPQKQFEPPPTTITLRPQQPIHQSPSPVFPSQPAAASFQGGINMRGDMKWPPQSVKEAVAAENVARRELAKGPACRPRKVKRDYTPFFSQHALNHSYTSYRVPPGTQHYEDHSGRSSY from the exons ATGTCCACCGGACCGAAGATAGTCCATAAGCAGTTCAACTCACCTATGGGGTTGTACTCGAAGCAGAACATCCAGGAAACTCTGAACAAGCACCTGCATAACCTTGACAATGGAACTGTTGG AATCGACTTCAACAATCCAACCACAGACAAACCAGGAAACCTTGCCAACTCAGCAGTTCTCCGAATGctagaagaagaagaaagaaacaGGAAAGGATACCCAA AGTTAGATCCAACCCAAGTCCAGGCGATCTTGGAAAACTTGGAACATACGAAACGCCGATTTGACGACTTTTGGCCCCCAGGAAGTAAGAGACCAGCACGTACCTGGAATGGACAAATCAACTCCACTTCCTATCTTTACCCTCAGTTATTGAAGGCTACCAAAG GCCAAAAGAAAGTGGTGTGGCCCCCAACGCCTGAAACCAACGGGTACCATAATCCACAAGAG CCACAGTCGCAGTACTCCCCACAGCCACAGTACTCTCCTCAGCCACATTACACAGAGCCACAGTATCAGTTTCCTCAAAAACAGTTTGAGCCGCCACCAACAACTATCACTCTTCGTCCGCAACAACCAATTCATCAGTCGCCATCACCTGTCTTTCCTAGTCAACCTGCCGCAGCGTCTTTCCAAG gaGGAATCAACATGAGGGGTGACATGAAATGGCCGCCACAGTCCGTGAAAGAAGCTGTAGCTGCAGAAAACGTGGCAAGAAGGGAGTTGGCCAAAGGCCCGGCCTGCAGACCACGCAAG gtTAAGAGGGATTATACGCCATTCTTCTCGCAGCATGCTCTCAATCACAGCTATACTAGCTACAGAGTTCCTCCCGGCACGCAGCACTACGAGGATCACTCGGGTCGATCatcctattaa
- the LOC125053014 gene encoding pollen-specific leucine-rich repeat extensin-like protein 1 isoform X3: MSTGPKIVHKQFNSPMGLYSKQNIQETLNKHLHNLDNGTVGIDFNNPTTDKPGNLANSAVLRMLEEEERNRKGYPKLDPTQVQAILENLEHTKRRFDDFWPPGSKRPARTWNGQINSTSYLYPQLLKATKGQKKVVWPPTPETNGYHNPQEQQSPGYYNNAQHSPSQPQYSPQPQSQPTQPQYQPTYSPQQNQTPNQNQAHCEGRRQEVTGLSKLLPVGPGVTAAPVSPPFRQAPTGPLSPSAQPYRQQQSRWAPVPAPISPQPQSQYSPQPQYSPQPHYTEPQYQFPQKQFEPPPTTITLRPQQPIHQSPSPVFPSQPAAASFQGGINMRGDMKWPPQSVKEAVAAENVARRELAKGPACRPRKLRQYSLAELLALNEV, translated from the exons ATGTCCACCGGACCGAAGATAGTCCATAAGCAGTTCAACTCACCTATGGGGTTGTACTCGAAGCAGAACATCCAGGAAACTCTGAACAAGCACCTGCATAACCTTGACAATGGAACTGTTGG AATCGACTTCAACAATCCAACCACAGACAAACCAGGAAACCTTGCCAACTCAGCAGTTCTCCGAATGctagaagaagaagaaagaaacaGGAAAGGATACCCAA AGTTAGATCCAACCCAAGTCCAGGCGATCTTGGAAAACTTGGAACATACGAAACGCCGATTTGACGACTTTTGGCCCCCAGGAAGTAAGAGACCAGCACGTACCTGGAATGGACAAATCAACTCCACTTCCTATCTTTACCCTCAGTTATTGAAGGCTACCAAAG GCCAAAAGAAAGTGGTGTGGCCCCCAACGCCTGAAACCAACGGGTACCATAATCCACAAGAG CAGCAGAGCCCAGGGTACTACAACAACGCGCAACATTCGCCGTCGCAACCTCAATACTCCCCTCAACCTCAGTCCCAACCTACTCAGCCTCAATACCAACCAACCTACTCCCCTCAACAGAACCAAACACCTAATCAAAACCAAGCTCACTGTGAAGGCCGACGCCAGGAAGTCACAGGGCTAAGTAAACTACTCCCAGTTGGGCCCGGTGTAACAGCGGCCCCTGTTTCTCCTCCTTTCCGCCAGGCTCCTACAGGCCCATTATCCCCCTCTGCACAGCCCTACCGTCAGCAGCAAAGCCGTTGGGCACCTGTACCAGCTCCTATCTCACCCCAG CCACAGTCGCAGTACTCCCCACAGCCACAGTACTCTCCTCAGCCACATTACACAGAGCCACAGTATCAGTTTCCTCAAAAACAGTTTGAGCCGCCACCAACAACTATCACTCTTCGTCCGCAACAACCAATTCATCAGTCGCCATCACCTGTCTTTCCTAGTCAACCTGCCGCAGCGTCTTTCCAAG gaGGAATCAACATGAGGGGTGACATGAAATGGCCGCCACAGTCCGTGAAAGAAGCTGTAGCTGCAGAAAACGTGGCAAGAAGGGAGTTGGCCAAAGGCCCGGCCTGCAGACCACGCAAG CTTCGTCAATATTCCCTTGCCGAATTGCTTGCGTTGAACGAGGTCTGA
- the LOC125053014 gene encoding extensin-like isoform X6, with product MSTGPKIVHKQFNSPMGLYSKQNIQETLNKHLHNLDNGTVGIDFNNPTTDKPGNLANSAVLRMLEEEERNRKGYPSQKKVVWPPTPETNGYHNPQEQSPGYYNNAQHSPSQPQYSPQPQSQPTQPQYQPTYSPQQNQTPNQNQAHCEGRRQEVTGLSKLLPVGPGVTAAPVSPPFRQAPTGPLSPSAQPYRQQQSRWAPVPAPISPQPQSQYSPQPQYSPQPHYTEPQYQFPQKQFEPPPTTITLRPQQPIHQSPSPVFPSQPAAASFQGGINMRGDMKWPPQSVKEAVAAENVARRELAKGPACRPRKVKRDYTPFFSQHALNHSYTSYRVPPGTQHYEDHSGRSSY from the exons ATGTCCACCGGACCGAAGATAGTCCATAAGCAGTTCAACTCACCTATGGGGTTGTACTCGAAGCAGAACATCCAGGAAACTCTGAACAAGCACCTGCATAACCTTGACAATGGAACTGTTGG AATCGACTTCAACAATCCAACCACAGACAAACCAGGAAACCTTGCCAACTCAGCAGTTCTCCGAATGctagaagaagaagaaagaaacaGGAAAGGATACCCAA GCCAAAAGAAAGTGGTGTGGCCCCCAACGCCTGAAACCAACGGGTACCATAATCCACAAGAG CAGAGCCCAGGGTACTACAACAACGCGCAACATTCGCCGTCGCAACCTCAATACTCCCCTCAACCTCAGTCCCAACCTACTCAGCCTCAATACCAACCAACCTACTCCCCTCAACAGAACCAAACACCTAATCAAAACCAAGCTCACTGTGAAGGCCGACGCCAGGAAGTCACAGGGCTAAGTAAACTACTCCCAGTTGGGCCCGGTGTAACAGCGGCCCCTGTTTCTCCTCCTTTCCGCCAGGCTCCTACAGGCCCATTATCCCCCTCTGCACAGCCCTACCGTCAGCAGCAAAGCCGTTGGGCACCTGTACCAGCTCCTATCTCACCCCAG CCACAGTCGCAGTACTCCCCACAGCCACAGTACTCTCCTCAGCCACATTACACAGAGCCACAGTATCAGTTTCCTCAAAAACAGTTTGAGCCGCCACCAACAACTATCACTCTTCGTCCGCAACAACCAATTCATCAGTCGCCATCACCTGTCTTTCCTAGTCAACCTGCCGCAGCGTCTTTCCAAG gaGGAATCAACATGAGGGGTGACATGAAATGGCCGCCACAGTCCGTGAAAGAAGCTGTAGCTGCAGAAAACGTGGCAAGAAGGGAGTTGGCCAAAGGCCCGGCCTGCAGACCACGCAAG gtTAAGAGGGATTATACGCCATTCTTCTCGCAGCATGCTCTCAATCACAGCTATACTAGCTACAGAGTTCCTCCCGGCACGCAGCACTACGAGGATCACTCGGGTCGATCatcctattaa
- the LOC125053014 gene encoding PAX-interacting protein 1-like isoform X9, which produces MSTGPKIVHKQFNSPMGLYSKQNIQETLNKHLHNLDNGTVGIDFNNPTTDKPGNLANSAVLRMLEEEERNRKGYPSQKKVVWPPTPETNGYHNPQEPQSQYSPQPQYSPQPHYTEPQYQFPQKQFEPPPTTITLRPQQPIHQSPSPVFPSQPAAASFQGGINMRGDMKWPPQSVKEAVAAENVARRELAKGPACRPRKVKRDYTPFFSQHALNHSYTSYRVPPGTQHYEDHSGRSSY; this is translated from the exons ATGTCCACCGGACCGAAGATAGTCCATAAGCAGTTCAACTCACCTATGGGGTTGTACTCGAAGCAGAACATCCAGGAAACTCTGAACAAGCACCTGCATAACCTTGACAATGGAACTGTTGG AATCGACTTCAACAATCCAACCACAGACAAACCAGGAAACCTTGCCAACTCAGCAGTTCTCCGAATGctagaagaagaagaaagaaacaGGAAAGGATACCCAA GCCAAAAGAAAGTGGTGTGGCCCCCAACGCCTGAAACCAACGGGTACCATAATCCACAAGAG CCACAGTCGCAGTACTCCCCACAGCCACAGTACTCTCCTCAGCCACATTACACAGAGCCACAGTATCAGTTTCCTCAAAAACAGTTTGAGCCGCCACCAACAACTATCACTCTTCGTCCGCAACAACCAATTCATCAGTCGCCATCACCTGTCTTTCCTAGTCAACCTGCCGCAGCGTCTTTCCAAG gaGGAATCAACATGAGGGGTGACATGAAATGGCCGCCACAGTCCGTGAAAGAAGCTGTAGCTGCAGAAAACGTGGCAAGAAGGGAGTTGGCCAAAGGCCCGGCCTGCAGACCACGCAAG gtTAAGAGGGATTATACGCCATTCTTCTCGCAGCATGCTCTCAATCACAGCTATACTAGCTACAGAGTTCCTCCCGGCACGCAGCACTACGAGGATCACTCGGGTCGATCatcctattaa
- the LOC125053014 gene encoding proline-rich extensin-like protein EPR1 isoform X4 gives MALIIECDEIDFNNPTTDKPGNLANSAVLRMLEEEERNRKGYPKLDPTQVQAILENLEHTKRRFDDFWPPGSKRPARTWNGQINSTSYLYPQLLKATKGQKKVVWPPTPETNGYHNPQEQQSPGYYNNAQHSPSQPQYSPQPQSQPTQPQYQPTYSPQQNQTPNQNQAHCEGRRQEVTGLSKLLPVGPGVTAAPVSPPFRQAPTGPLSPSAQPYRQQQSRWAPVPAPISPQPQSQYSPQPQYSPQPHYTEPQYQFPQKQFEPPPTTITLRPQQPIHQSPSPVFPSQPAAASFQGGINMRGDMKWPPQSVKEAVAAENVARRELAKGPACRPRKVKRDYTPFFSQHALNHSYTSYRVPPGTQHYEDHSGRSSY, from the exons ATGGCTTTGATCATCGAATGTGATGA AATCGACTTCAACAATCCAACCACAGACAAACCAGGAAACCTTGCCAACTCAGCAGTTCTCCGAATGctagaagaagaagaaagaaacaGGAAAGGATACCCAA AGTTAGATCCAACCCAAGTCCAGGCGATCTTGGAAAACTTGGAACATACGAAACGCCGATTTGACGACTTTTGGCCCCCAGGAAGTAAGAGACCAGCACGTACCTGGAATGGACAAATCAACTCCACTTCCTATCTTTACCCTCAGTTATTGAAGGCTACCAAAG GCCAAAAGAAAGTGGTGTGGCCCCCAACGCCTGAAACCAACGGGTACCATAATCCACAAGAG CAGCAGAGCCCAGGGTACTACAACAACGCGCAACATTCGCCGTCGCAACCTCAATACTCCCCTCAACCTCAGTCCCAACCTACTCAGCCTCAATACCAACCAACCTACTCCCCTCAACAGAACCAAACACCTAATCAAAACCAAGCTCACTGTGAAGGCCGACGCCAGGAAGTCACAGGGCTAAGTAAACTACTCCCAGTTGGGCCCGGTGTAACAGCGGCCCCTGTTTCTCCTCCTTTCCGCCAGGCTCCTACAGGCCCATTATCCCCCTCTGCACAGCCCTACCGTCAGCAGCAAAGCCGTTGGGCACCTGTACCAGCTCCTATCTCACCCCAG CCACAGTCGCAGTACTCCCCACAGCCACAGTACTCTCCTCAGCCACATTACACAGAGCCACAGTATCAGTTTCCTCAAAAACAGTTTGAGCCGCCACCAACAACTATCACTCTTCGTCCGCAACAACCAATTCATCAGTCGCCATCACCTGTCTTTCCTAGTCAACCTGCCGCAGCGTCTTTCCAAG gaGGAATCAACATGAGGGGTGACATGAAATGGCCGCCACAGTCCGTGAAAGAAGCTGTAGCTGCAGAAAACGTGGCAAGAAGGGAGTTGGCCAAAGGCCCGGCCTGCAGACCACGCAAG gtTAAGAGGGATTATACGCCATTCTTCTCGCAGCATGCTCTCAATCACAGCTATACTAGCTACAGAGTTCCTCCCGGCACGCAGCACTACGAGGATCACTCGGGTCGATCatcctattaa
- the LOC125053014 gene encoding DNA translocase FtsK-like isoform X7, giving the protein MALIIECDEIDFNNPTTDKPGNLANSAVLRMLEEEERNRKGYPSQKKVVWPPTPETNGYHNPQEQQSPGYYNNAQHSPSQPQYSPQPQSQPTQPQYQPTYSPQQNQTPNQNQAHCEGRRQEVTGLSKLLPVGPGVTAAPVSPPFRQAPTGPLSPSAQPYRQQQSRWAPVPAPISPQPQSQYSPQPQYSPQPHYTEPQYQFPQKQFEPPPTTITLRPQQPIHQSPSPVFPSQPAAASFQGGINMRGDMKWPPQSVKEAVAAENVARRELAKGPACRPRKVKRDYTPFFSQHALNHSYTSYRVPPGTQHYEDHSGRSSY; this is encoded by the exons ATGGCTTTGATCATCGAATGTGATGA AATCGACTTCAACAATCCAACCACAGACAAACCAGGAAACCTTGCCAACTCAGCAGTTCTCCGAATGctagaagaagaagaaagaaacaGGAAAGGATACCCAA GCCAAAAGAAAGTGGTGTGGCCCCCAACGCCTGAAACCAACGGGTACCATAATCCACAAGAG CAGCAGAGCCCAGGGTACTACAACAACGCGCAACATTCGCCGTCGCAACCTCAATACTCCCCTCAACCTCAGTCCCAACCTACTCAGCCTCAATACCAACCAACCTACTCCCCTCAACAGAACCAAACACCTAATCAAAACCAAGCTCACTGTGAAGGCCGACGCCAGGAAGTCACAGGGCTAAGTAAACTACTCCCAGTTGGGCCCGGTGTAACAGCGGCCCCTGTTTCTCCTCCTTTCCGCCAGGCTCCTACAGGCCCATTATCCCCCTCTGCACAGCCCTACCGTCAGCAGCAAAGCCGTTGGGCACCTGTACCAGCTCCTATCTCACCCCAG CCACAGTCGCAGTACTCCCCACAGCCACAGTACTCTCCTCAGCCACATTACACAGAGCCACAGTATCAGTTTCCTCAAAAACAGTTTGAGCCGCCACCAACAACTATCACTCTTCGTCCGCAACAACCAATTCATCAGTCGCCATCACCTGTCTTTCCTAGTCAACCTGCCGCAGCGTCTTTCCAAG gaGGAATCAACATGAGGGGTGACATGAAATGGCCGCCACAGTCCGTGAAAGAAGCTGTAGCTGCAGAAAACGTGGCAAGAAGGGAGTTGGCCAAAGGCCCGGCCTGCAGACCACGCAAG gtTAAGAGGGATTATACGCCATTCTTCTCGCAGCATGCTCTCAATCACAGCTATACTAGCTACAGAGTTCCTCCCGGCACGCAGCACTACGAGGATCACTCGGGTCGATCatcctattaa